The Streptococcus mitis genome has a segment encoding these proteins:
- a CDS encoding ZmpA/ZmpB/ZmpC family metallo-endopeptidase: MKKFFGEKQHRFSLRKLAIGLVSASISSLFFVSIASSGTVFAQENVSIHYKYVTDTELSKQEKDLIVKDIPKVAEDSESTYYLVYRMDEKAQLGQLPNTGGHNNLVTVFTGGALASIGFLIFAVSRKKGKKNALLKVVLITGMGSGLLSSVQAIENQLLLQYNQEYQLSQGDSLPLPRTLSGYTYLGYIKQDKNGILQETTARGQKLDDTVQPHLQTKNDGQKLGDEQKAQSPTSPAEKPIPSQDSSNPKPSGIASVDPQDEVLAGRVNKPELLYKEQEIETKLDFAEVVQENPDLTEGTIRVKQEGRAGKKIELVRIFTVENQEISREVLLTKVDEALPRIVEKGTKKAVTPSETPFSARKGEPESQASLPEYRGEQSGAIVAPETAEKSEYRGTQSGAVVEPEKVDSQPEYQGTQSGAIVEPETQPSLPEYKGEQSGAIVDPEQLPPTPEYTGSQSGAIVEPETQPSLPEYKGEQSGAVVAPETAEKLAYTGTQAGAVVEPEQVAPSPEYQGTQAGAIVEPEKVDPEVGGVQSGALVEPETTDKPAYTGEQSGAIVDPEQVLPTPEYTGTQSGAIVAPETADKPEYKGEQSGAIVEPEQIPSKPSYTGTQSGAIVEPEQVAPQPEYTGTQAGTIVEPETHASLPEYKGEQSGAVVAPETADKPEYTGIQSGAIVGPEQAPSKPSYTGTQSGAIVEPEQVAPLPEYTGNIEQVKPETPSEKPQEKDPEKTLELRNVSDLELYSQTNGTYKQHVSLDSVPSNIDTYFVKVKSSSFKDVYLPVASITAEIKNGQSVYKIIAKAEKLQQELENKYVDNFTFYLAKKATEETTTFTSFSNLVKAINKNLSGTYHLAASLNANEVDLGPDDRSYIRGTFTGQLIGEKDGKRYAIYNLKKPLFESLRGATVEKLSLKNVSISGKDDIGSLANEATDNTKIKQVHVYGVLAGERGIGGLLAKADQSSITESSFKGRIVNTYETTAAYNIGGLVGHLTGGRASLTKSKATVAISSNTNSSDQTVGGLAGLVDQDAYIQDSYAEGDINNVKHFGRVAGVAGYLWDRKTNEEQHAGRLTNVLSDVNVTNGNAITGYHYNEMKVANTFSNKANRVYNVTLVREEVVSKESFEERGTMLDASEVTNKKAEINPLTPPTVEPLSTSGSKESDFSKVKNYQAQRALAYKNIEKLLPFYNKATIVKYGNLVNENSLLYQKELLSAVMMKDDQVITDIVSNKQTANKLLLHYQDHSSETFQLKYQTDFAKLAEYSLGDTGLLYTPNQFLYNQETIIRQVLPELKKVNYHSDAIRNTLAISPKVKQTELYLEEQFTKTKEHLEDSLRKLLSADAGLVENNQVMTGYIVDKIKRNKEALLLGMSYLERWYNFSYGQVNIKDLVLYHLDFFGKGNASPLDTLIELGKSGFNNLLAKNNVDTYGISLASHHGTTDLFSTLENYRKVFLPNTSNNDWFKKQTKAFIVEEKSTIAEVKVKQEQAGTKYSIGVYDRITSSTWKYRNMVLPLLTLPERSVFVISTLSSLGFGAYDRYRNRDYKAGDELNKFVEENARETAKRQRDHYDYWYRILDNQGREKLYRTILLYDAYKFGDDYTEGKASTIADFENSNPAMQHFFGPVGNKVVHNHHGAYATGDGVYYMSYRMLDKDGAITYTHEMTHDSDQDIYLGGYGRRSGLGPEFFAKGLLQAPDHPNDATITINSILKHLKSDSLEGSRLQVLDPTERFKDAADLQKYAHNMFDLIYMLEYLEGQSIVKKLNVSQKMEALRKIENKYVKDPADGNEVYATNVVKELTEEEARNLTNFDSLIDHNILSAREYQSGDYERNGYYTIKLFAPIFSALSSEKGTPGDLMGRRIAYELLAAKGFKDGMVPYISNQYEEIAKQNGQTINLYGKKQGLVTDKLVLEKLFGGQYSSWAAFKKAMYQERVAQFDHLNKVTFKDPTQSWMSNATKTIQRVNELQELMDQAVLQDAEGTRWSDYNPETDSAVHKLKRAVFKAYLDQTNDFRTSIFANKK, from the coding sequence ATGAAAAAGTTTTTTGGAGAGAAGCAGCATCGTTTTTCCTTACGAAAGTTGGCGATTGGTCTTGTGTCTGCTTCAATTTCGAGCTTATTTTTTGTGTCCATTGCTAGCAGTGGGACCGTATTTGCTCAAGAAAATGTATCTATTCACTACAAATATGTGACAGATACAGAGTTAAGTAAGCAAGAAAAAGACTTGATTGTAAAGGATATTCCTAAAGTGGCTGAAGATAGTGAGAGCACTTACTATCTAGTCTACCGTATGGATGAGAAAGCACAGCTAGGTCAGTTGCCTAATACAGGTGGTCACAATAATCTGGTTACCGTTTTCACTGGTGGAGCCCTCGCTTCGATTGGATTCCTTATTTTTGCTGTTTCGAGAAAGAAAGGCAAGAAGAATGCACTGTTGAAGGTTGTTTTGATAACAGGCATGGGGAGTGGCTTGCTTTCTTCGGTTCAGGCTATTGAAAATCAACTCTTACTCCAATACAATCAAGAATATCAATTATCACAAGGAGATAGTCTGCCTCTGCCACGCACCCTATCGGGTTATACTTACCTAGGCTATATTAAGCAAGACAAGAACGGTATTCTTCAAGAAACTACTGCTAGAGGTCAGAAACTAGACGATACGGTTCAACCTCATCTCCAGACCAAGAATGATGGACAAAAGTTAGGAGATGAGCAGAAAGCTCAGTCTCCAACAAGCCCTGCTGAGAAGCCAATCCCTTCTCAAGATTCATCCAATCCAAAACCGTCTGGTATTGCTAGTGTGGATCCTCAGGACGAAGTCTTGGCTGGTCGTGTGAACAAACCAGAGCTCCTATACAAAGAACAAGAGATTGAAACCAAACTAGACTTTGCTGAAGTGGTTCAAGAAAATCCAGATCTAACAGAGGGAACCATTCGTGTCAAACAAGAAGGTCGTGCTGGGAAGAAGATTGAACTTGTTCGCATTTTCACTGTTGAAAACCAAGAAATTTCCCGAGAAGTTCTCTTGACTAAGGTAGACGAAGCCTTACCACGTATAGTAGAAAAGGGAACAAAGAAGGCAGTCACTCCGAGTGAAACACCATTCTCTGCAAGAAAAGGAGAGCCAGAGTCTCAGGCTTCCTTGCCAGAATATAGAGGTGAGCAATCGGGAGCTATTGTAGCCCCAGAGACAGCTGAAAAATCAGAATATAGAGGAACTCAGTCCGGAGCAGTCGTCGAACCCGAGAAAGTAGATTCGCAACCTGAGTATCAGGGAACTCAGTCCGGTGCTATTGTCGAACCTGAGACTCAGCCTTCTTTGCCAGAATATAAAGGCGAGCAGTCTGGAGCAATCGTAGATCCTGAACAGTTGCCACCAACACCAGAGTATACAGGAAGTCAATCGGGAGCTATTGTCGAACCTGAGACTCAGCCTTCTTTGCCAGAATATAAAGGTGAGCAATCAGGAGCTGTTGTAGCCCCAGAGACAGCTGAAAAACTAGCCTATACAGGCACCCAAGCAGGAGCAGTCGTTGAACCCGAGCAAGTCGCTCCATCACCTGAGTATCAGGGAACCCAAGCTGGTGCTATCGTCGAACCGGAAAAAGTTGATCCAGAGGTTGGGGGTGTCCAGTCAGGGGCTTTGGTGGAACCAGAAACGACTGACAAACCAGCCTATACAGGCGAGCAGTCTGGAGCAATCGTAGATCCTGAACAGGTGCTACCAACACCAGAGTATACAGGAACTCAATCGGGAGCGATTGTAGCCCCTGAGACAGCCGACAAACCAGAATATAAAGGTGAGCAATCAGGAGCTATCGTTGAACCAGAACAGATACCATCGAAACCATCTTATACAGGCACCCAATCCGGAGCGATTGTTGAACCCGAACAAGTAGCTCCACAACCAGAGTACACGGGAACTCAAGCTGGGACCATCGTCGAACCAGAGACCCATGCTTCCTTACCAGAATATAAAGGTGAGCAATCAGGAGCTGTTGTAGCCCCTGAGACAGCCGACAAACCAGAATATACAGGCATCCAATCTGGAGCAATAGTCGGACCAGAACAGGCACCATCGAAACCATCTTATACAGGCACCCAATCGGGAGCAATAGTTGAACCCGAACAAGTTGCCCCTCTTCCAGAATATACTGGCAATATTGAGCAAGTAAAACCGGAAACTCCATCTGAAAAACCACAAGAAAAAGATCCAGAAAAAACACTTGAATTAAGAAATGTTTCGGATCTGGAGTTGTATAGTCAGACCAATGGTACTTACAAACAACATGTTTCTTTAGACAGTGTTCCAAGTAATATAGACACTTATTTTGTTAAGGTAAAATCGTCGTCATTCAAAGATGTCTATCTACCTGTCGCTTCAATAACTGCAGAAATAAAAAATGGACAATCCGTTTATAAAATCATAGCCAAAGCTGAGAAACTCCAGCAAGAGCTAGAGAATAAATATGTCGATAATTTCACCTTCTATCTCGCAAAAAAGGCCACAGAAGAAACAACAACCTTCACTTCCTTTAGCAACCTGGTTAAAGCTATCAACAAGAATCTCTCTGGGACCTATCATTTAGCGGCCAGCTTGAATGCTAACGAAGTGGATTTGGGACCTGATGACAGATCTTACATCAGGGGCACCTTTACTGGTCAGTTGATTGGTGAAAAAGATGGTAAGCGGTATGCTATTTACAATTTGAAAAAGCCTCTTTTTGAAAGCTTGAGAGGGGCCACAGTAGAAAAGTTAAGCCTAAAAAATGTCTCTATTTCAGGTAAAGATGATATCGGTTCGCTGGCCAATGAAGCTACGGATAACACAAAGATTAAGCAAGTTCATGTCTATGGTGTTCTGGCTGGGGAACGTGGTATCGGTGGTTTGTTGGCTAAGGCAGACCAATCAAGCATCACAGAGAGCAGTTTTAAGGGAAGAATTGTTAATACCTACGAAACGACTGCTGCATACAATATTGGTGGTCTGGTCGGTCATTTGACAGGAGGCAGAGCTTCACTGACTAAGTCAAAAGCGACAGTAGCCATTTCCTCCAACACCAATAGTTCAGATCAGACTGTTGGTGGGCTAGCAGGTCTAGTAGACCAAGATGCCTATATACAGGATAGCTATGCTGAAGGTGATATCAACAATGTCAAGCACTTTGGTAGAGTTGCGGGTGTGGCTGGATATTTGTGGGATCGAAAGACGAATGAGGAACAGCATGCAGGAAGATTGACCAATGTACTAAGTGATGTCAATGTAACCAACGGGAATGCTATTACCGGTTACCACTATAATGAAATGAAGGTGGCTAATACATTCAGCAACAAAGCTAATAGAGTCTACAATGTCACCTTGGTCAGGGAAGAAGTCGTCAGCAAAGAATCCTTTGAAGAAAGAGGAACAATGCTAGATGCTTCTGAAGTGACGAATAAAAAAGCAGAAATCAATCCTCTCACCCCTCCAACAGTGGAGCCCCTTTCAACAAGTGGTAGTAAAGAAAGTGATTTTTCTAAGGTGAAGAATTATCAAGCTCAGCGTGCCTTGGCTTATAAAAATATTGAAAAATTGCTACCTTTCTACAACAAGGCAACCATCGTCAAATACGGAAACCTAGTTAACGAGAACAGTCTTTTATATCAAAAAGAACTCTTGTCAGCAGTCATGATGAAGGATGACCAAGTCATCACAGATATTGTTTCCAACAAACAGACTGCAAACAAACTCTTGCTCCATTACCAGGATCATTCCTCTGAAACATTCCAGCTCAAGTACCAGACTGATTTTGCTAAGTTAGCAGAATATAGTCTAGGAGATACGGGGCTTCTCTATACGCCAAACCAATTCTTGTATAACCAAGAAACGATTATCCGGCAAGTCTTACCAGAATTGAAGAAGGTAAATTATCATTCAGATGCTATTAGAAACACACTTGCTATTTCACCAAAAGTGAAGCAAACCGAGCTCTATTTAGAGGAACAGTTTACTAAAACAAAGGAACATCTAGAAGACAGTCTGAGAAAACTCTTGTCAGCGGATGCTGGTCTAGTGGAAAACAATCAAGTAATGACAGGTTACATCGTAGATAAAATCAAGCGCAACAAGGAAGCCTTGCTTCTTGGTATGAGCTATTTAGAGCGTTGGTATAACTTTAGCTATGGTCAGGTTAATATTAAAGACTTGGTCTTGTATCACCTTGATTTCTTTGGTAAAGGAAATGCATCTCCGTTAGATACTTTGATTGAGTTAGGGAAATCAGGATTTAATAATCTGCTTGCTAAGAACAACGTTGATACTTATGGTATCAGTCTTGCCAGCCATCATGGAACGACAGATTTGTTTAGCACGCTAGAAAATTACCGAAAAGTCTTTTTACCAAACACTAGCAACAATGACTGGTTTAAAAAACAGACCAAAGCTTTCATTGTCGAAGAAAAATCCACTATTGCAGAGGTCAAAGTTAAGCAAGAGCAAGCAGGGACTAAGTATTCTATCGGTGTTTATGACCGAATTACTAGTAGTACTTGGAAATACCGCAATATGGTCTTGCCTCTCCTTACTTTGCCAGAAAGATCTGTATTTGTCATCTCAACCTTGTCTAGCCTAGGATTTGGGGCTTACGATCGCTACCGCAACCGTGACTATAAGGCTGGAGATGAACTCAATAAGTTTGTTGAAGAGAATGCGCGTGAAACAGCCAAGCGTCAGCGAGATCACTACGATTATTGGTATCGTATTTTAGATAATCAGGGACGTGAAAAACTCTATCGTACGATCCTGCTTTATGATGCCTATAAATTTGGTGATGATTATACTGAAGGAAAGGCTTCAACAATTGCAGACTTTGAGAATTCAAATCCTGCAATGCAACATTTCTTTGGACCAGTTGGTAACAAGGTAGTTCATAATCATCACGGTGCATACGCAACAGGAGATGGTGTCTACTATATGTCTTACCGTATGTTGGATAAGGATGGCGCTATTACGTATACCCATGAAATGACCCATGATTCCGATCAGGATATCTATCTTGGTGGCTATGGTCGAAGAAGTGGTCTTGGTCCTGAGTTCTTTGCTAAAGGTTTATTACAAGCGCCAGATCATCCAAATGATGCGACCATTACCATTAATTCAATCTTGAAACATTTAAAATCAGATAGCTTAGAAGGATCCCGTCTACAAGTCTTAGATCCGACGGAACGATTCAAAGACGCAGCCGATCTCCAGAAATACGCTCATAATATGTTTGACCTCATCTATATGTTGGAATATCTTGAAGGGCAATCAATCGTTAAGAAACTGAATGTTTCCCAGAAAATGGAAGCTCTCAGAAAAATTGAGAACAAGTATGTGAAAGATCCAGCAGATGGAAATGAGGTTTATGCCACTAACGTAGTCAAAGAATTGACAGAAGAAGAGGCTAGAAACCTAACTAACTTTGATAGTTTGATTGACCACAACATCTTATCAGCTCGTGAGTACCAGTCTGGCGACTACGAGAGAAATGGATACTATACCATTAAACTCTTTGCCCCAATCTTTTCAGCTCTCAGCAGTGAGAAAGGCACGCCAGGGGACCTTATGGGACGTCGGATCGCTTACGAACTTCTGGCTGCCAAAGGCTTTAAAGATGGTATGGTCCCATATATTTCCAACCAATATGAAGAAATTGCTAAACAAAATGGTCAGACAATCAATCTCTACGGTAAAAAGCAAGGATTAGTGACAGATAAGCTTGTCTTAGAAAAGCTATTTGGTGGTCAGTATTCATCTTGGGCAGCCTTTAAAAAAGCTATGTATCAAGAGCGCGTTGCTCAGTTTGATCATTTGAATAAAGTTACTTTTAAAGATCCGACGCAATCATGGATGAGCAATGCCACGAAAACCATTCAAAGAGTAAATGAGTTGCAAGAACTGATGGACCAAGCTGTTTTACAGGATGCGGAAGGTACGCGTTGGAGTGATTATAATCCAGAGACTGACAGTGCGGTTCATAAACTTAAGAGAGCAGTCTTTAAAGCCTACCTAGATCAAACAAATGATTTTAGAACCTCTATTTTTGCAAATAAAAAGTAA
- a CDS encoding phosphoglycerate mutase, whose protein sequence is MVKLVFARHGESEWNKANLFTGWADVDLSEKGTQQAIDAGKLIKEAGIEFDQAYTSVLKRAIKTTNLALEASDQLWVPVEKSWRLNERHYGGLTGKNKAEAAEQFGDEQVHIWRRSYDVLPPNMDRDDEHSAHTDRRYASLDDSVIPDAENLKVTLERALPFWEDKIAPALKDGKNVFVGAHGNSIRALVKHIKGLSDDEIMDVEIPNFPPLVFEFDEKLNVVSEYYLGK, encoded by the coding sequence ATGGTAAAATTGGTTTTTGCTCGCCACGGTGAGTCTGAATGGAACAAAGCTAACCTTTTCACTGGTTGGGCTGATGTTGATTTGTCTGAAAAAGGTACACAACAAGCGATTGACGCTGGTAAATTGATCAAAGAAGCTGGTATCGAATTTGACCAAGCTTACACTTCAGTATTGAAACGTGCGATCAAAACAACTAACTTGGCTCTTGAAGCTTCTGACCAATTGTGGGTTCCAGTTGAAAAATCATGGCGTTTGAACGAACGTCACTACGGTGGTTTGACTGGTAAAAACAAGGCTGAAGCTGCTGAACAATTTGGTGATGAGCAAGTTCACATCTGGCGTCGTTCATACGATGTATTGCCTCCAAACATGGATCGTGATGATGAGCATTCAGCTCACACTGACCGTCGTTACGCTTCACTTGACGATTCAGTTATTCCAGATGCTGAAAACTTGAAAGTGACTTTGGAACGTGCCCTACCATTCTGGGAAGATAAAATCGCTCCAGCTCTTAAAGATGGTAAAAACGTATTCGTAGGAGCTCACGGTAACTCAATCCGTGCCCTTGTAAAACACATCAAAGGTTTGTCAGATGACGAGATCATGGACGTGGAAATCCCTAACTTCCCACCATTGGTATTCGAATTCGATGAAAAATTGAACGTAGTTTCTGAATACTACCTTGGAAAATAA